The genomic interval AACTGAGATGGATCAGAGGAAAAATTGGTCTTGTCAGCCAGGAACCTGTCCTATTTGCTTCTAGCATTCGAGACAATATAGCCTATGGCAAAGACAATGCCACCACCGAAGAAATTAGAACTGCAGCCGAGCTTGCAAATGCTTCCAAATTTATCGACAAGATGCCTCAGGTCATCTCTATAAACTTCTCTACATTTGAACTCAATGCTATTTTGTCTACATGAACTCAATTGAAGAATTATGCATTCAGGGATTGGACACAATGGTTGGTGAGCATGGAACTCAGTTATCAGGAGGACAGAAACAAAGAATTGCCATTGCCAGAGCGATCCTGAAAGACCCTCGCATACTTCTTCTGGATGAAGCCACGAGTGCTCTTGATGTCGAATCTGAACGAGTCGTGCAGGAAGCACTCGATAGAATCATGACCAACCGAACTACTGTAATTGTTGCTCATCGTTTGAGTACCGTGAGGAATGCTGATACAATTGCTGTTATTCATCGAGGATTGATTGTTGAAAAAGGTGACCTTCTCTTCAACTATAATCTTTGTTTAATAAGCTTGCACACTTGGTATACTTCAGCacttaacaaattttttttcttctttttgtcaGGATCACATTCTGAACTTGTCAAGAATCCAGAGGGAGCATACTGCCAACTCATCCGCTTGCAAGAAAAGAACCAACATTCAGAGCAAGTTAGTCAGTCTGATCATGAGAAGCCTAGTTTGTCACTGGATTCAGCAAGGAAGTCAAGCCAGCACATGTCCATAAACCGGTCCATTAGTAGAGGATCATCTCTGGGGAACAGCAACCGCCATTCTTTCACTCAAACATTCGGTTTGCCAGTTGTTGACACAACAGAAATTAAGTTGGAGGAAGGAAAAGATACACCATTGCCTACCAAAGAATACAAAGAAGTGCCTCTTCGGCGACTTGCTTATCTTAACAAGCCAGAGATACCAGTGTTAATTCTTGGTTCATTTGCTGCGATCGTCAATGGGACGGTATTCCCGATTTTTGCACTGTTACTTTCCAGTGTGATAAACACATTCTATCAGCCACCGGAAAAGCTCAAGAAAGACTCTAAGTTCTGGGCTCTAATGTTTTTAATCTTCGCTTTCGTGTCTTTTGTGGCACTTCCGGCTACCACCTACCTTTTTGGCGTAGCGGGCGCGAAGTTAATAAGAAGAATTAGATTGATGACATTTGAGAAGATTATAAACATGGAGATAGAATGGTTTGATGATCCCGAAAACTCAAGTGGAGCAATTGGAGCAAGACTAGCTGCAGATGCAGCTACAGTCAGAGGTCTTGTTGGCGATGCCCTTTCGTTACTTGTTCAGAATATCACAACTCTAGTTACTGGTTTGGTGATTGCTTTTACTGCAAGCTGGCAACTCTCTTTAATTATCTTAGCTTTGATTCCTATCATAGGAATCAATGGATATGTCCAGTTTAAGTTCTTGAAGGGATTTAGCGAGGATGCAAAGGTTTGCCAACATAATTCTCTTCTTCTAATAAAGAATATTCTCATGTCTGTTCTATTTATTTAAGCTGAACATCTAATTagtttgtctttgtttcattgattttttatgatgaaactaaaaatcttaaaatgGCTTCAGATGAAGTATGAGGAAGCGAGTCAGGTGGCTACTGATGCTGTAGGAAGTATTAGAACAGTTGCTTCATTTTCCGCAGAAGATAAGGTGATGGATTTGTACAAGAAGAAATGTGAAGCTCCAACGAAAGCGGGAGTTAGGCAAGGTCTCGTTAGTGGTATTGGTTTTGGCCTTTCATTTTTCTTGCTCTATTGTGTGTATGCTCTCTGTTTCTACGCGGGAGCCCGGCTAGTTGGAGCTGGGAAGACAACATTTGGCAAAGTTTTTCGAGtatgaattttcattcattctattacaTTTggcccatttttattttttatttttaaatattgatgccttattttgatttatcatcCAGGTTTTCTTGGCTCTTTCTATGGCCGCGGTTGGAATTTCTCAGTCCAGTTCACTGGCACCAGATTCCAGCAAGGCTAAAACTGCAACTGCTTCAGTATTTTCCATTCTCGATCGCAAGTCCAAGATTGATCCAAGTGATGAATCTGGGATGACATTAGAAGTAGTTAAAGGAAATATTGAGTTTCGGCATGTCAGCTTCAAATACCCTACAAGACCAGATGTGCAGATTTTCCAAGATTTATGCCTGACAGTTCAGTCTGGCAAGGTACATTGAAATAAGTCATACATATAGCTTGATTAATTGTTCATAAAtctaacatatttatttttactaatcaGACTGTTGCACTGGTGGGGGAGAGCGGGAGCGGGAAATCTACTGCAATAGCATTGCTGCAGAGATTTTACAATCCTGATTCCGGTCACATACTGATAGACGGAGTAGAAATCGAAAAATTTCAACTGAGGTGGTTGAGACAGCAGATGGGATTGGTGAGTCAAGAGCCTGTTTTATTCAACGAAACAATTCGGACAAACATTGCGTATGGAAAGGAAGGAAATGCCACAGAAGCGGAGATCGTAGCTGCTGCAGAGTCTGCAAATGCCCATAAGTTCATATGCAGTTTGCAGCAGGTGAGTTTTACAAACATTTGATACACTGATAGCActctaaatttttaataatccTACTTGATTATTGAACCGATACATTCTGCAGGGTTATGACACCATGGTCGGAGAACGCGGGATCCAGTTATCAGGTGGGCAGAAACAAAGAGTAGCCATTGCAAGAGCCATAGTGAAAGAACCTAAAATCTTACTACTCGATGAGGCAACAAGTGCACTCGACGCAGAATCAGAAAGAATAGTCCAAGATGCACTAGACCAAGTAATGGTGAACCGAACAACAATGGTGATCGCTCATCGATTATCAACAATCAAAAATGCAGATTTGATTGCAGTTGTTAAAAACGGTGTCATTGTGGAGAAGGGAAAGCATGACAAACTAATTAACATCAAAGACGGAGCTTATGCTTCTTTAGTAGCACTTCATTCTAGAGCTTCTACTTAGTGTACCATGTGTTTCAATTGTTGTAATTTAGCTTCTTGTTTCTCAGTTTTGCCGGTAAACACGTTGCGAGGTATAATTAACTCGATGTATTTTGCTTATAAATTTgcagatataaaaattaataaagactACATCAAAAGATGCAGAGGTTGAGGTGTCAAttgattcttattttcttatgaaATGAACTCTTGAACTGCATGGATGTTACCATCAAGCCCAACATGTTCCTCTTGTTTTCTAAAACACAGCCATTCATATAACAACAACAGAGcatttagattatttttctGTGTTAATGAAGCATAGAAAATGTGATCCTTTGTAATAATAAAAGACAAAGTTTGGCAATGATCTGACACACCAACAAATCACAGAGGCCTACTTTACCTTCAAGCATTGGTGTTAATATTCTCCATGCATTTTCTACACTTTAGATTGCATCAAACACTTAGTTTGGTAGTTATTTGGAAGATGAGTGCAGCTTACTCTAATGAatgttcaaattttcaaaagtgCTTTTCATGCCActgtattatgtttttaatgtgGAAGTATTTCCTGGTTTGGATTAGCGTCTAGAAagcccaaaaatatttttttataagttaagcgttttttagctaaaaaaaaaaagttatttgtattaatttttctaCAAAAGCATAAGCTGTAAATATAAGctgaaaaagttttttttcagaaaccatgaaaaaaaaagttgtttttcagcttatttttacaaattctgTTTCTGTAGAAAAGctaattcaaacacaaaatataaaaaaaatgcttaacttactctggaaaagcaattttttttctagaagCACCTTTACtaaactggaaaaaaaaaacacttttttgaaAAGTCAATTCAAACAAGAATGGTAAGATTAATATTACTACTACTAactataaattcaaaaaaaaacatattccaAATTTAACACAGGAAGTAATTAATGCTAAGTAGGAAATTGCAAGACAAAGGCACACAACCAACACCACTAGTTGGCAAAGTAGTTGTTGCTTGATGTTGTTGGTTGTTAGCACATTTTAATCAAATGCAGACTAAGTAtacccttttcttcttcttcttatttactaattttttctaattattgtcCTCCATGGCCTCTTTTCATGGTATTGGTACCCAAAATGGCTCAATTCTTAATTTCCAAATGAGATGATCTTTCTTTTCATGATTGCATCACTTGAAACCATTAGATTAGTCAAGAAGGGAATCTCCACCGTccactttatatttttcaaggCAACAAGTCATTACCAATGGAAAATGAAGTTCACTTGTCATTTCACATTTTCAcagggtttttttattaaaataaatttcgaGGACTATATGGGAAGAGTTTGGTAACTGAGGGATTAGAATGTAATTTAGTTCATTGGTCATGAAAGGGCGGGATGCTATAAAAGGCGGTAACTTCCGCTCAAATGTGCCCTGGCGGAGCGATCGATCTCTATTATGAGGCCGATTGAATGCGATTTCCAATCGCTCTCTTCGTTTCAGGTATACGTTTCTCTTCATGCTCTTCAAAAGATTGAAACTGATGTAATTGGAGTTACGGTTTTGTTTCCTTGTAGATCAGTATGAACTTTTTGAGGGTTGTCAGGGATTTTTTGATGCTATATTGTGTTTATGGATGTGCTTTGCTGTCAAAGTAGCTAAAGTTTTGGAATTTCTTTGACTTCGTTGTCTaaaagtgtttttctttttattctatccaacaatttgttgtttttttttcagggCTATTAAGATGTAAACTCATCAGAAATTAAGTGTGTTCTATCTTGTATTTTGAGGGCACATAATAAAGGTTTTCTTTCACCAAATTatcttgttcttttctttcCGTCCAGATATGATCTTCGGCAAATCTTTTGATTGTCAAAATGTCATCTTTCATCTTTTTGCTAAATGTTTTTCCCCAtttgattgttattattatttgcaggTTGAAATTCTTACTTGGGTTGGGAGGAACAGATCCCTCTCTACATTTTGGTTGTAagctcattttcattttaatctGAAGTATTTCCTTTTATACTTCACCGTTTCTTATATGGAGAAATGGATGTTGATTCTTGATTTgaagatatttttttctttggaaaatggttatttatttaGACTTTGGAGTATCATTTACACTTATATGTGGTGCATTCTACAAGGTTAGGCTTGAGGACTATAAGTCTGTAGTCTGTAGATGTGGTCCTTTGACCTTGCATATAGCTGAGAAGTAGTTGTCTTGTGTAGCTGTTTGACTTGAATACTGATAGCTATTGTTCTTTAGCAGCTCTAAGTATTTGTTACTCTTTATTAAAGCGAATTGGGTCTGTGTACCGCCAGAGATGTTATAGCCACACAGCAATCTAGCAGGTACTTGGCCCTAGATGGAGTTAAGATCAAGTCATGTGCCAGTCTTGTTCAGTCACCATCCCATATCATCTATCTCCTCTTTAGATTGTCCACATTGTTTAGTTTTTTCTGTCCAAGTCTCATTAACCAGTTTTTCCTTGCATAAATGGTTTCCAGGAAAATGATATGAAGAATTTTGAGTAACTTtcaatcaatatttattttggtcTAATTTATAAGATTCTGGAAGGTAACGATTTCttgtaaattaaatatacaaatgTATATTTTCAAGTTCTGATTGTTCATCTATGATGGCAAGTTGGCAACTTAGATTAGTTGATTTTGCTACATTTGCTTCTGTACTTCCTTGCTAAAATGTTCTGCACTAGGCTAGAAAAATAAAGGGCATTTACTTTGTTCTTGATATCTTATCTGAGGTTGCTTCTGGGGTTTATTCCTGTGTTAGCAAGTGCAAAAAACACCACAAAATTATCAGAATAAATTATGCTGCCGAATACTGTTACAAGGCATGCTCAACTCTTGTAATGCCACATCTGATTATTTTTCTAAGCCGTTGTTCTCATGTAGATGATTTGCATATCAAACGCATACGATTCAGATGTATATATCTATGATGTCCTCAAACTTATCATATATCATTCCTCTGTATGATCTGTTGCTCACCATTGTTGAGAATCCTTTCTCAGATAGACAGAAACAAGATTTGCTCTATGAGAGCTATAAAGTATTCTATAATAACCTGGTGTTTAGGGAATGATACTTCCTCATTAAGAAAAGCAAAGTAAATGACATAAAGAAGTCTGTTGCTTCTttttatctttccttttttcAAAGAAGCAGTCTACTAGCATCTGGTCTCTGATTTCTTGCCTTCTCTAATCTCTGCACATTGATTACATGTTGTCCTCTAATGAGTGCCTACTATAGCATTTTTGTGGTACTGATGCTTCTCAAATCTCGATgctttcttctctctcttttatctCACAGTCACTAAGATGGCTAGTATCACCCGATCAATATATTCACATCGAGGAATTTCACATTAGAAATCGCCCAGCCTAAACTCAATGTTTAGCTTTTCTAAAGGGATGAGACACCATTTTTTGTTGAGAGTAGACATGCAAAAGTAGATCAATTTAGCAATTATATGTACCTTCTGGGCCCTGTTATGATGCCATTATGGCATTTTTTTTCCCACCTGCTAGGAGGGTGTCATGGGCTCATCTGGATGCTCTTTTTTGGGCATCAATGATGTGTTGCTGCCCTTACCTGCCCTTGTGAGGATAATTATATTGATAGGTATAAAATCTTACTTGAGTCTTTCCAACATTGCAAGTTATTCCTCCCATTCCATCCACAAACCTGGCTGTCTTATGCTTGCATGTGAGCGTGCTCGAAAGTGGTATTCTGCTGGGTTTTTTTTCGTTGTTTTAGAAACATGATTATTCTTCTGAGCTTCCTTATTTGATGACAGGGAATCTCAGCTTTTTTCTctatcttcttttcttctctttttttatgatAAGAGCAAAATAATTTTCAAGCTAGTAAAGAAGTTGTACTCACCATATGATTTTGTCAATTTCTGAATGGCCTCATGCTAACGAACTTTGTGTTCCTACAACATGGCTAGGTTTTTCCTTGTCATACAAATCTTGATATTAAAGTTATCTGTATTACTTTACTTGCTGTTAACTTTCTGAAATAACGATTGAACAAATCTCATTTAAGTGCATGTGAAGTGTGGCTTCTGCCTCTGAATTTGGTTTTCATCCAAATGaaactcacacacacacacacacacacacacacacacacataaatatataaattcataCATATGTTTCAAGTATGTCTCACATGGCATGAAGATGTCAATATCATGCATTTTGTATAGATCTGACCCCTCCCcaattatagttttttaatcACAAGTGAGTTCCAACCCATCATTTTTAATATGCGGTCATGAGTTAAAGAAGCTGCCTGGCTTCTTTTATCTAGCACTTATTGAGACATTGATTGGCCTAGTCTAAGAAGATTAGTGAGACGAACACTTCCTACAAGTGCATCAATGACATGTCTTCTCTGCCACTGTTTTTAAATCTTTGAGTTGAATACTTAAAGCAGCATTAAAGTCTAGTACACTGGTCACTTTCTCCCTTCCCTTGAGGACCACCGTGCATTGaatttaatataacaaaatgaGCACCACACTACATCCACTATCTTCACTAGCAAATAAATCCAACTATTAAAACACAACTATGCACCTCTGGTTGCAAATTTATGGCTTGCTGTACTTTGTCAAATTTCTTCTGTCAGTATAATTCACACCTGGTAATTTTGTCTTGCTGGATTCTAGATTCTGCACTGAAAACAATAGCCAGTGCCTGCGCTACCTTTAAGTCAACTGGTTGGTCCAGCTTTCTCGAATGATCCCCATTCCCTCACCTTACTGCTTTCTTATGCAAACACCACCATCACCTTGAAGCTCGTTCCCACTTTGGTCCTGCAAGACCATGATGACAAAGATTTCATAGTTGTTGGAATTAATCCTACTATCCCCTCAGACCAAGCAGCTCATCCTTCCAAGAGACAATCAACACCATGAAGGAAGAGTTTTCCACATCAGAGAATAAGGCTACCACCCTCTCCAAGTCACCAGTGCCAGGGACCAGAGCTAGAGCTTCCAGAACTAAGGAGTGTCCAAGAGCAGAACCTGTAAATGGGGTCTCACCAGGCCTTAAGTTAAGGCCAAAGCCTGTGTCTCCAGAACCAAACACCATTCCTAAACCTGGAAGGTCCATTCTGCCAAGCAAGATGAGACCGGGAGGCGATGAGGTTGGAGCTCCTGGGGAGAGAGAGATGGAGGATCCAAAAATTGTTGTTCGAACTGGTAACCGAGCTGTCGAACATTATGCCCGAATGAGACGGCGCTCAGATTCAAACTTCAAGGGAGTTGAAGTTGATGGGAAGACGAGCGAGTGGCAGCAACGGCTAGAGGCGAGTGAGAGCTTAGTGAACAGGTTACAGTCagagatgttgatgatgaaagcACAATTAGAGAGGATGCATAGCCATAATTTAGAGCTTGAGGCACATAAGAAGCAGCTCACAGAGAGCCTTTTGGCTGCTCAAGCAAAAATCTCGGGATATGAGAGGCGTGACCAGTTAATTAATCAGCTGGAGGCACAGAAGAAGCAGCTCACAGACAATCTTTTGGCTGCACAAGCAAAGATCTCAGCTTATGAGAAGCGCAGCCAGGTAATTAATCACAAAATGTGTATGTTTGTAACTGGAGTTTCTGATTATATTCCCCGTTCATTTAAGATTTCTTTGTGTATCATTAATGTTTATCACCTGGCATATGATTTATAcctattatttcaattatgTTCTTCTGCTGTTGTAGAAATTATGACTCTGCTCTGCAATATCTTTTAGCATTTTAGCCTTTTTTAAGGAAATGTGGACAAGCCACTTTTTCATGATTATCTGTATGCTCAAAATTCTGTTTACTAGTAGAATCTTGGGACACTCAAATTATAGTCATTTGGTTTTAAAATGACTGCAGGTAGCTATGACTAGCCAGGAATCTCAGCAATCAGAGTTTGAGGATTTGAGGAATGTCATTGCAAGTAAGCTAGACAATCTAAGATCAAAGAAAGATGTGACAAGACAAGAGAGAACTGTCCTGGTGCAACCTTTGGTAGCAGAACCAAGAACTAGAGCTCCAGAAACACAACCAAAGTTTCCAGTGGCTCAGCCCTTTCCAccacctcctccaccaccacccaGAGGATTgcctccacctccaccaccgCCTCCATCTCGTGTAGCACCTACTGGATCAAATGCCATGCAGAAACCTACAGCATTGGTTGAACTTTATCAATCTCTAATGAAGAGAGATGGAAAGAAGGGTCCCTTGGGGAATGGTAGTAGCTCTAGCCCTCTTGCCAGCAATGCGCACAACAGCATAGTTGGTGAAATTCAAAACCGTTCATCTCATCTTTTGGCTGTGAGTAATTGAATTTTGGAACATCTGTTTATGATCTAATTGCTTGAGCATTGATTTGGCTTTTTAACTTTCCTGTGaccatgtaatttttgtttgcaACTATAGATTAAAGCAGATGTGGAAACAAAAGGAGGCTTCATACGGGACCTAATAGAGAAAGTTAATTCTGCAGCTTATTCAGATATTGAAGATGTTCTCAATTTTGTTGGTTGGCTCGACAAAGAGCTTTCAACTTTGGTAATTCTGCAAACCAAAATTTATTAGAGGGATATGAAAGTTGGCCTTTGTCATTTCTTATCATGTATTTATCCCTCTGCTTACTCACAGGCTGATGAAAGAGCTGTTCTAAAGCATTTTAACTGGCCAGAAAGGAAAGCTGATGCATTACGAGAAGCTGCATTTGAATATCGTGATCTCAAAAGATTAGCACTTGAAAGTGCTTCTTTTGAGGATGACACATCCATGTCTTGTGAGGCCACTTTGAAGAAGATAACAACTTTACTAGATAAGTAAGCTATTCCTTCTCTATCACTTCTAGTACTTGTTCATCTATACCTTGCTTTAGCCATGATCATATGTTGTGATAGGTCAGAGAGAAGCATTCAGCGTTTGGTTAAGTTAAGAGAGACAACAATGCTTTCTTACAAAGAGAACAAAATTCCAGTTGATTGGATGCTTGATTCAGGAATGGTTAAGAAGGTGAGATTGTTGCTCTGCTCTTCTACTTCCATTGTATTATATCGATATCAATCATGGCTATAACACCTAGAATTTCTATATATACTCATGCATTATACAAACTTCATTCAGATAAAGCTGGCATCTGTGAAGCTTGCCAGAGTATACATAAGAAGGGTATTGACCGAGCTCAGATCAGGCCGACATACAGAAAAGGAATCAACACATGAATCACTTATTGTTCAGGGAGTGCATTTCGCATATCGAGCATACCAGGCAAGTCATAGTTTGTCAATACTGGTTCTTAGATTGAACTGAAATACATTACTGAATCATCACCGTTTTGTCGACAGTTTGCCGGAGGTCTTGATTCCGAGACAATGTGTGCTTTTGAAGAGCTACGAAAACGAGCAGTTCAGTCCAATGGCAGAGGTTCAAGAGATCAACTTCCTGGAATTACCCTTTCTTAGGATCTCTACACCTTACTATGACTGCAAACTATACATATATTAACTTATTCAATCAAATTGTTCACTTACAACTTCAGAAGTGGATATAGAGGAACCAGTTTACTTCCATGAGCTGCAATGGAGAAAGAAGCATAACGTGTCACTACTTGATATTAGTTTGTGTAGCTATTTTTCTTGTGATGATCCATTGGAAGCTATTTTATTTGGCAAATTCAGCACTTTGCCAGATTAAACCAGCTTTCCATTGTGGTTTGTGTTCTTTGTAACCTCCTTGAACTAGAGTTGTAACTCGGATTTCTCATTTTCAGCCATAAATAATACACATCCCTACTACTTCATAGTTTTTATTCTTGTCACGAGTTATGTCATTTTAGAGTTGTGCATCTGCAAAACCGTTATTATGACGTGTCATAATTCGCGACCGTTGTAGGTGCCACGTAATCAACATCGACGCGTGGCGGGAGATGGAAGAGCCACGCCATGGCGTGCCCAACCGCCCAACGCCACGCGGGAAACGAAACCATTGGTCCACGTGGATACGGACCATTCATATCGCTCCACGTCATCCCCCGCCAACCTCCTTAGACCGTTAGACGGTTAAGAAAAACTAGGCCTTTTGAGTGGGAGTGGCTCTCCAAAGATCCCAACTTTTTCACCTTCTCCGGCGAGTAATGGACGCCTCCGGCGCTGTTCTCCAACGAGCTCCGGTGATGACCGGTGACCGGCGGTTGTGCGGG from Dioscorea cayenensis subsp. rotundata cultivar TDr96_F1 chromosome 7, TDr96_F1_v2_PseudoChromosome.rev07_lg8_w22 25.fasta, whole genome shotgun sequence carries:
- the LOC120264705 gene encoding ABC transporter B family member 11-like isoform X1; this encodes MNAVASSSSSSVVKHGKGKDQEGDTEKSEKKNETTNTVPFYKLFSFADSTDIFLMIAGTIGAVANGISMPLMTILFGDMIQSFGGTTDIHDVVHEVSKVSLKFVYLAIGAGVASFLQVTCWMATGERQSARIRNLYLKTILRQEIGFFDKETNTGEVVGRMSGDTVLIQDALGEKVGKFIQLTSTFFGGFIIAFIKGWLLSLVMLSIIPPLVIAGGIMALVISKMASRGQEAYAEAANVVEQAIGSIRTVASFTGERIAVNKYKKYLTNAYLSTVQEGLASGAGLGTVTLIMFCGYSLGVWYGSKLVLDHKDYTGGKVINVIFALLVGSFSLGQTSPCTKAFAAGQAAAYKMFEAIKRKPLIDAYDTKGKTVDEIRGDIEFRDVHFTYPARPDEQIFRGFSLSIPSGMTVALVGESGSGKSTVISLIERFYDPQAGEVLIDGINLKEFQLRWIRGKIGLVSQEPVLFASSIRDNIAYGKDNATTEEIRTAAELANASKFIDKMPQGLDTMVGEHGTQLSGGQKQRIAIARAILKDPRILLLDEATSALDVESERVVQEALDRIMTNRTTVIVAHRLSTVRNADTIAVIHRGLIVEKGDLLFNYNLCLISLHTWYTSALNKFFFFFLSGSHSELVKNPEGAYCQLIRLQEKNQHSEQVSQSDHEKPSLSLDSARKSSQHMSINRSISRGSSLGNSNRHSFTQTFGLPVVDTTEIKLEEGKDTPLPTKEYKEVPLRRLAYLNKPEIPVLILGSFAAIVNGTVFPIFALLLSSVINTFYQPPEKLKKDSKFWALMFLIFAFVSFVALPATTYLFGVAGAKLIRRIRLMTFEKIINMEIEWFDDPENSSGAIGARLAADAATVRGLVGDALSLLVQNITTLVTGLVIAFTASWQLSLIILALIPIIGINGYVQFKFLKGFSEDAKMKYEEASQVATDAVGSIRTVASFSAEDKVMDLYKKKCEAPTKAGVRQGLVSGIGFGLSFFLLYCVYALCFYAGARLVGAGKTTFGKVFRVFLALSMAAVGISQSSSLAPDSSKAKTATASVFSILDRKSKIDPSDESGMTLEVVKGNIEFRHVSFKYPTRPDVQIFQDLCLTVQSGKTVALVGESGSGKSTAIALLQRFYNPDSGHILIDGVEIEKFQLRWLRQQMGLVSQEPVLFNETIRTNIAYGKEGNATEAEIVAAAESANAHKFICSLQQGYDTMVGERGIQLSGGQKQRVAIARAIVKEPKILLLDEATSALDAESERIVQDALDQVMVNRTTMVIAHRLSTIKNADLIAVVKNGVIVEKGKHDKLINIKDGAYASLVALHSRAST
- the LOC120264705 gene encoding ABC transporter B family member 11-like isoform X2, translating into MNAVASSSSSSVVKHGKGKDQEGDTEKSEKKNETTNTVPFYKLFSFADSTDIFLMIAGTIGAVANGISMPLMTILFGDMIQSFGGTTDIHDVVHEVSKVSLKFVYLAIGAGVASFLQVTCWMATGERQSARIRNLYLKTILRQEIGFFDKETNTGEVVGRMSGDTVLIQDALGEKVGKFIQLTSTFFGGFIIAFIKGWLLSLVMLSIIPPLVIAGGIMALVISKMASRGQEAYAEAANVVEQAIGSIRTVASFTGERIAVNKYKKYLTNAYLSTVQEGLASGAGLGTVTLIMFCGYSLGVWYGSKLVLDHKDYTGGKVINVIFALLVGSFSLGQTSPCTKAFAAGQAAAYKMFEAIKRKPLIDAYDTKGKTVDEIRGDIEFRDVHFTYPARPDEQIFRGFSLSIPSGMTVALVGESGSGKSTVISLIERFYDPQAGEVLIDGINLKEFQLRWIRGKIGLVSQEPVLFASSIRDNIAYGKDNATTEEIRTAAELANASKFIDKMPQGLDTMVGEHGTQLSGGQKQRIAIARAILKDPRILLLDEATSALDVESERVVQEALDRIMTNRTTVIVAHRLSTVRNADTIAVIHRGLIVEKGSHSELVKNPEGAYCQLIRLQEKNQHSEQVSQSDHEKPSLSLDSARKSSQHMSINRSISRGSSLGNSNRHSFTQTFGLPVVDTTEIKLEEGKDTPLPTKEYKEVPLRRLAYLNKPEIPVLILGSFAAIVNGTVFPIFALLLSSVINTFYQPPEKLKKDSKFWALMFLIFAFVSFVALPATTYLFGVAGAKLIRRIRLMTFEKIINMEIEWFDDPENSSGAIGARLAADAATVRGLVGDALSLLVQNITTLVTGLVIAFTASWQLSLIILALIPIIGINGYVQFKFLKGFSEDAKMKYEEASQVATDAVGSIRTVASFSAEDKVMDLYKKKCEAPTKAGVRQGLVSGIGFGLSFFLLYCVYALCFYAGARLVGAGKTTFGKVFRVFLALSMAAVGISQSSSLAPDSSKAKTATASVFSILDRKSKIDPSDESGMTLEVVKGNIEFRHVSFKYPTRPDVQIFQDLCLTVQSGKTVALVGESGSGKSTAIALLQRFYNPDSGHILIDGVEIEKFQLRWLRQQMGLVSQEPVLFNETIRTNIAYGKEGNATEAEIVAAAESANAHKFICSLQQGYDTMVGERGIQLSGGQKQRVAIARAIVKEPKILLLDEATSALDAESERIVQDALDQVMVNRTTMVIAHRLSTIKNADLIAVVKNGVIVEKGKHDKLINIKDGAYASLVALHSRAST
- the LOC120264706 gene encoding protein CHUP1, chloroplastic, encoding MKEEFSTSENKATTLSKSPVPGTRARASRTKECPRAEPVNGVSPGLKLRPKPVSPEPNTIPKPGRSILPSKMRPGGDEVGAPGEREMEDPKIVVRTGNRAVEHYARMRRRSDSNFKGVEVDGKTSEWQQRLEASESLVNRLQSEMLMMKAQLERMHSHNLELEAHKKQLTESLLAAQAKISGYERRDQLINQLEAQKKQLTDNLLAAQAKISAYEKRSQVAMTSQESQQSEFEDLRNVIASKLDNLRSKKDVTRQERTVLVQPLVAEPRTRAPETQPKFPVAQPFPPPPPPPPRGLPPPPPPPPSRVAPTGSNAMQKPTALVELYQSLMKRDGKKGPLGNGSSSSPLASNAHNSIVGEIQNRSSHLLAIKADVETKGGFIRDLIEKVNSAAYSDIEDVLNFVGWLDKELSTLADERAVLKHFNWPERKADALREAAFEYRDLKRLALESASFEDDTSMSCEATLKKITTLLDKSERSIQRLVKLRETTMLSYKENKIPVDWMLDSGMVKKIKLASVKLARVYIRRVLTELRSGRHTEKESTHESLIVQGVHFAYRAYQFAGGLDSETMCAFEELRKRAVQSNGRGSRDQLPGITLS